DNA sequence from the Chlamydiota bacterium genome:
GAGCAGATCGTGGCGGCCATGGAGAAGGGGAGTCTCCCCCTCGAGGAGGCGCTGGAGCGCTACGAGGAGGGGGTCAGGCTCGCCGGTTTGTGCGCCCGGACGCTGGACGCGGCGGAGAGAAAGATCGAGATTCTCGCCAAGGGCGAGGGAGGGGAGACGGAGGTGAAGCCGTTCAGCCCGCCGGACGCCGCCGCCGAGGCGGGCGGCGCGGCGACGCCCTCAGCGAAACGGCGCGGACGCGAGGAGGAGCCGTTCCTCTTCTGATCGCGCGGGGGCGGCGATGAGATTCGGAGCCGAGATTTGAGATCTGAGATCTGAAAGCTGAAATCCGGGATCGCAGGGGGATCACCTGCCCCCCCGAAAGCAGAGACGATGCGCTACCTTGACCAGATCGAGTCCCCCGAGGACCTGCGGAAGCTTTCCGTGCGCGAGCTTCCGGAGGTCGCCCGCGAAATCCGCGAGCGCCTGATCCGGGTCGTCTCCTCCAACGGCGGGCATCTCGCCTCGAGCCTGGGCGCGGTGGATCTCACCCTTGCCCTCCACTACGTCTTCGACACGCCGCGCGACGCGATCGTCTGGGACGTGGGGCACCAGGCGTACGCCCACAAGCTCATCACCGGCCGCAACGCCTCCTTCGACACGCTGCGCCGCCTGGGCGGCGTCGCGGGGTTCCCCCGCCGGGGGGAGAGTCCGCACGATGCCTTCGGCGCGGGGCACGCCAGCACCGCGGTCTCCGCGGCGCTGGGCCTCGCCGCCGCACGGGATTTGCGCGGCGGCCTCGAGAAGATCGTCGCCGTCATCGGCGACGGCTCGCTCACCGGGGGGCTCTGCTACGAGGGGTTGAACAACGCGGGGCACCGGGCGCGGAATCTCCTCGTGATCCTCAACGACAACGCGATGTCCATCTCCCGCAACGTCGGCGCCATCTCGGCCTACCTGAACCGGATCATCAGCTCCCCGATCTACAACAGCGTCCGCACGGATCTCCAGGCGCTCGTGAAGACGATCCCCGGCGTCGGGAGCAGGGTGTTGGAGACGGCGCGGCGGATCGAGGAGAGCGTGAAGAACCTCGTCGTCCCCGGGATGCT
Encoded proteins:
- a CDS encoding exodeoxyribonuclease VII small subunit; translation: MAKEREKEKKPGFEESLARLEQIVAAMEKGSLPLEEALERYEEGVRLAGLCARTLDAAERKIEILAKGEGGETEVKPFSPPDAAAEAGGAATPSAKRRGREEEPFLF